The following proteins are co-located in the Moraxella nasovis genome:
- a CDS encoding homoserine kinase: MSVYTHLSEDEFFAFCGLFGVPFKKAIPITQGIKNSNWFIQTDHDQGDEFSFVFTLFEERVPADIIKMATVMHALNKHLPIATPLTKRTAKGVNVGSDCVMRYENKAILVVPKLDGIHPKATTLAMCEQMGQALAILHDTLQTLQPAEDYGVPLYDWARVKERETAFMPSDEARLMNDIWTAYSHLPKTLPKGLCHLDMFTDNTLWELSDESKPCLTGLLDFTEVSVETYVMDIAITINDFCTTWGNAATGESVAFDENKMMAFLQGYESIRPLTHDEKTALPVMLAYSASIFWLLRLNVIYYNREQGRTGDDIMVKNPDLMKRLASYHWGRV, encoded by the coding sequence ATGTCTGTTTACACCCATCTATCTGAAGATGAATTTTTTGCGTTTTGTGGTTTGTTTGGCGTGCCGTTTAAAAAAGCCATTCCCATCACCCAAGGCATCAAAAATTCCAACTGGTTTATCCAAACCGACCACGACCAAGGCGATGAATTTAGCTTTGTATTTACGCTGTTTGAAGAGCGAGTACCTGCCGATATTATCAAAATGGCAACAGTCATGCATGCTCTCAACAAACATTTGCCAATTGCCACGCCTTTGACCAAACGCACCGCCAAAGGCGTGAATGTCGGCTCTGATTGTGTCATGCGATATGAAAATAAGGCGATTTTGGTTGTACCAAAACTTGATGGCATACACCCTAAAGCGACAACGCTTGCCATGTGCGAGCAAATGGGGCAAGCCTTAGCCATTTTACATGACACTTTACAAACCCTGCAACCTGCCGAAGATTATGGTGTGCCTTTATATGATTGGGCAAGGGTCAAAGAGCGTGAAACAGCATTTATGCCAAGCGATGAAGCACGCTTGATGAACGACATCTGGACAGCATATAGCCATCTGCCAAAAACCTTGCCTAAAGGGCTTTGTCATTTGGACATGTTTACCGATAACACGCTTTGGGAATTATCTGATGAAAGCAAGCCTTGCTTGACAGGATTACTTGATTTTACCGAAGTTTCGGTGGAAACTTATGTCATGGATATTGCCATCACCATCAATGATTTTTGTACCACATGGGGCAATGCTGCCACAGGCGAGAGTGTGGCGTTTGATGAAAATAAAATGATGGCGTTTTTACAAGGCTATGAAAGCATTCGCCCTTTAACGCACGATGAAAAAACCGCCCTGCCTGTTATGCTTGCCTATTCTGCGAGCATCTTTTGGCTTCTTCGTTTAAATGTGATTTATTATAATCGTGAACAAGGACGCACAGGCGATGATATTATGGTGAAAAACCCAGATTTGATGAAACGACTTGCAAGCTATCATTGGGGGCGTGTGTAA
- a CDS encoding class II glutamine amidotransferase, with protein sequence MCQLLGMNCNTPTDIGFSFTGFRRRGGDTDHHADGFGIAFFERNEHGKTGLRLFHDDKPSHLSPVADLINSYPIKAINVIAHIRKATYGTNSLANTHPFVREVWGEQWVFAHNGQMTDSFIRQSQRLHANGNAEHYTPVGDTDSELAFCYLLNRLKSTFKSRPSDEALFAFLTAQCRYLSANGLFNCLISNGKWQLAYAGSLLFYLTRKAPFGEAVLSDGEMSVNFSDVTTQRDKVTILVTIPLTDNEKWQQIAVDECLIFVDGDVVFRDASSKKTYMSIEDGIALARSVGASV encoded by the coding sequence ATGTGCCAACTTCTCGGTATGAACTGCAACACGCCCACTGACATCGGTTTTAGCTTTACAGGATTTAGGCGGCGTGGGGGAGATACAGACCATCATGCAGATGGGTTTGGTATTGCGTTTTTTGAGCGTAATGAGCATGGCAAAACAGGCTTGCGGTTGTTTCATGATGATAAGCCGTCTCATTTATCGCCTGTGGCAGATTTGATTAACAGCTATCCCATTAAGGCGATTAATGTTATCGCCCATATCAGAAAGGCGACTTATGGCACTAATTCACTTGCTAACACCCATCCTTTTGTGCGTGAAGTGTGGGGTGAGCAGTGGGTTTTTGCCCACAATGGGCAGATGACAGACAGCTTTATTCGCCAATCTCAAAGGCTGCACGCTAATGGCAACGCTGAGCATTATACGCCTGTCGGTGATACTGATAGCGAGCTTGCATTTTGTTATTTGCTTAATCGCCTAAAATCCACCTTTAAATCTCGCCCATCAGATGAAGCGTTATTTGCCTTTTTAACCGCCCAGTGCCGCTATCTGTCGGCTAATGGATTGTTTAATTGCTTGATTTCTAATGGCAAGTGGCAACTGGCGTATGCTGGAAGCTTACTATTTTATCTGACACGCAAAGCTCCATTTGGTGAAGCGGTTTTATCTGATGGTGAGATGTCAGTGAATTTTAGTGATGTAACCACACAGCGTGATAAGGTGACGATTTTGGTGACGATACCGCTGACTGATAATGAAAAATGGCAACAAATCGCTGTGGATGAGTGCCTGATTTTTGTAGATGGCGACGTTGTTTTTAGAGATGCATCTAGCAAAAAAACTTACATGAGTATTGAAGACGGTATCGCTTTAGCAAGAAGTGTGGGAGCAAGCGTGTGA
- the amaA gene encoding L-pipecolate oxidase, producing the protein MTKQIKEHCLWHDTAPKTVHYPPLTDDITADVCVVGGGYTGLSAAIHLAEFGYSVCVLESDYIGKGGSGRNVGYVNAGTWSPPDELNAVLGEMAGEKLTKILGDAPRLVFEMIDKYHINAQDTRTGNIHMAHNANMETDIDNRVAQFKRRGVDVEVLTGSKCHEMTGTTKINKALLDKRAGTINPFAYVDGLAKSAIILGVKIFENTKAHSLTKDGDSWQVACDGSDAKASVKAKKVILATNAYSDGEWLDIQKSFYHVQFYQIASEPLDNAIANQILAGKQGSWDTCMALSSIRRDNDGRLILGTVGGRAFKPDGFYQKWADGVVAHYYPDLPRFDWQCQWFGYFGFTTDHIMRVFAPADGILAATAYNGRGITTGTMMGKAFAKFIKTDNPDVLPLPFYDINDSQIAFKKVREIGTELGLTLYHGGQILKIVA; encoded by the coding sequence ATGACAAAACAGATAAAAGAACACTGCCTTTGGCACGACACCGCCCCCAAAACTGTCCATTATCCGCCCCTAACAGACGACATTACCGCTGATGTCTGCGTGGTGGGCGGGGGCTATACAGGGCTGTCGGCTGCCATTCATTTGGCGGAATTTGGCTATTCGGTCTGCGTACTAGAAAGCGACTATATCGGTAAGGGCGGTTCAGGTCGCAATGTCGGCTATGTCAATGCTGGCACATGGTCGCCCCCTGATGAGTTAAATGCTGTCTTGGGTGAGATGGCAGGCGAGAAACTTACCAAAATCTTAGGCGATGCCCCACGTTTGGTTTTTGAGATGATTGACAAATATCACATCAACGCCCAAGATACCCGCACAGGCAACATTCACATGGCACATAACGCCAATATGGAGACGGACATTGACAACCGTGTGGCACAGTTTAAAAGGCGCGGGGTGGACGTAGAAGTCTTAACAGGTAGCAAATGTCATGAGATGACCGGCACAACCAAGATTAACAAAGCCCTGCTAGACAAGCGAGCAGGGACAATCAACCCCTTTGCTTATGTGGATGGGCTTGCCAAAAGTGCAATCATTTTGGGCGTGAAAATTTTTGAAAACACCAAAGCCCATAGCCTTACCAAAGATGGCGACAGCTGGCAAGTGGCGTGCGATGGTTCTGATGCAAAAGCCAGCGTCAAAGCCAAAAAAGTCATTCTCGCCACCAACGCCTATTCTGATGGCGAGTGGCTTGATATTCAAAAGAGCTTTTATCATGTACAGTTTTATCAAATTGCAAGCGAACCACTAGACAACGCCATCGCCAATCAGATACTCGCTGGCAAACAAGGCTCGTGGGACACTTGCATGGCATTGTCTAGCATTCGTAGAGACAATGATGGCAGGCTGATACTTGGCACGGTGGGCGGTCGTGCGTTTAAGCCTGATGGCTTTTATCAAAAGTGGGCGGACGGTGTGGTGGCTCATTATTATCCTGATTTGCCTAGGTTTGACTGGCAATGTCAGTGGTTTGGTTATTTTGGCTTTACCACCGACCACATCATGCGAGTGTTTGCCCCTGCTGATGGCATACTTGCCGCCACTGCTTATAATGGGCGTGGGATTACCACAGGCACGATGATGGGCAAGGCGTTTGCTAAGTTTATCAAGACGGATAATCCTGACGTGTTGCCCTTGCCGTTTTATGACATCAACGACAGCCAAATCGCCTTTAAAAAGGTGCGTGAGATTGGCACGGAGCTTGGGCTGACCTTGTATCATGGCGGTCAGATTTTAAAGATTGTGGCATAA
- a CDS encoding DUF3025 domain-containing protein, translating to MEFGTSFSQIDIQSPWLVPFFDMHDALKKDMENGQFNGCLYSWLNTFFDSRHLVLKNIDGKLLSFTHQNDLPHGLSYEKFIGDTQTIPTRDNLHDWFGACIWSAFPKSKAVLNAKHLANLSDNNTDNKRNRLRDTITVFDENGAVLVVADDEIGNQIATGLQNFDWQTCLVNNRLHWDNDVDNQTDTKAKIFIFGHALLEQLIDPYKSLCSHTIIIKVHASFFGLGIDEQLAILDKKLADELDMFLNKDVTPRNLNPLPILGVPYFWDNGNADFYDDPFVFRQGRRR from the coding sequence ATGGAATTTGGCACAAGTTTTTCCCAGATTGATATCCAAAGCCCTTGGCTTGTTCCATTTTTTGATATGCATGACGCCCTAAAAAAGGATATGGAAAATGGGCAGTTTAATGGGTGTCTGTATTCATGGTTAAACACATTTTTTGATAGTCGCCATTTGGTGCTAAAAAATATAGATGGTAAATTACTTAGCTTTACGCACCAAAATGATTTACCGCATGGATTATCTTACGAAAAATTCATCGGCGACACCCAAACTATCCCCACAAGAGATAACTTGCATGATTGGTTTGGGGCGTGTATTTGGTCAGCATTTCCCAAGTCAAAAGCGGTGCTAAATGCCAAACACTTAGCAAATTTATCTGATAATAATACGGATAACAAAAGAAATCGTTTGCGAGATACCATCACGGTTTTTGATGAAAATGGGGCAGTATTGGTCGTGGCGGACGATGAAATTGGCAATCAAATCGCAACAGGACTACAAAACTTTGATTGGCAAACGTGCCTTGTCAATAATCGCTTACATTGGGATAATGATGTTGACAATCAGACTGACACAAAAGCCAAAATTTTTATATTTGGTCATGCCTTACTAGAACAGCTGATTGACCCCTATAAGTCATTGTGTAGCCATACGATTATTATTAAAGTTCATGCGTCATTTTTTGGCTTGGGCATAGATGAGCAATTAGCCATACTGGATAAAAAATTAGCCGATGAATTAGATATGTTTTTGAATAAAGACGTTACGCCACGCAATTTGAACCCCTTACCGATACTGGGCGTGCCGTATTTTTGGGATAATGGCAATGCCGATTTTTATGACGATCCTTTTGTATTTAGGCAGGGGCGTAGACGATGA
- a CDS encoding FAD-binding oxidoreductase, whose amino-acid sequence MNLSQFLTELPLDPSQIKTDQDSLDNWGKDWTKHFAPAPSAIVFPKTTEQVADIVRLANIHKVCLVPSGGRTGLSAGAVASCGEVVISFDKMNAIGKFYEADRMVEVEAGVVTKALQEFADNQGLYYAVDFASSGSSQIGGNIATNAGGIKVIRYGMTRNQILGLTVVTGKGDILQLNGGMLKNATGYDFRHLFIGSEGTLGFITRALIKLEKPPVNLTAMVLGVPDFGSVVKLLDRFGKSLTLTAFEFFDSVAIDKVLLAGHAKAPFDSRTPFYVLLEFEAPSDAVLDTAMNVFEEALEDGFIIDGVMSQSVGQLTELWKLRESISETISVFTPYKNDVSVLITHLGDFIDDIETIVKDNYPDFEICWFGHIGDGNLHLNILKPDGMDKDEFFGKCQTVNQYVFATVQKYQGSISAEHGVGMTKKPYLDYTRSQAEIDYMKAIKAVFDPNGIINRGKIFDINV is encoded by the coding sequence ATGAACCTAAGCCAATTCCTAACCGAACTCCCCCTAGACCCCAGCCAAATCAAGACCGACCAAGACAGCCTAGACAATTGGGGCAAGGACTGGACAAAGCATTTTGCCCCTGCCCCATCTGCCATTGTTTTTCCAAAGACGACCGAGCAAGTCGCTGATATTGTCCGCCTTGCCAATATCCACAAAGTTTGTCTTGTGCCAAGTGGCGGACGTACTGGTCTGTCAGCAGGGGCAGTGGCAAGTTGTGGCGAAGTGGTGATAAGTTTTGACAAGATGAACGCCATTGGCAAATTTTATGAAGCTGACCGCATGGTGGAAGTGGAAGCTGGGGTGGTAACCAAGGCACTACAAGAATTTGCCGACAATCAAGGCTTGTATTATGCGGTGGATTTTGCGTCTAGTGGGTCAAGCCAAATCGGCGGTAACATCGCCACCAATGCAGGCGGTATCAAAGTCATTCGCTATGGCATGACAAGAAATCAAATTCTAGGCTTGACGGTGGTTACAGGCAAAGGCGATATTCTACAATTAAACGGCGGTATGCTCAAAAACGCCACAGGTTATGATTTTCGTCATCTGTTCATCGGCTCAGAAGGCACGCTTGGCTTTATCACTCGTGCGTTGATTAAACTTGAAAAACCGCCTGTCAATCTGACAGCAATGGTCTTGGGCGTGCCTGATTTTGGGTCGGTGGTGAAACTGCTTGATAGATTTGGCAAATCGCTCACGCTCACCGCTTTTGAGTTTTTTGACAGCGTGGCGATTGACAAAGTACTGCTGGCAGGACACGCCAAAGCACCGTTTGACAGTCGCACGCCGTTTTATGTTTTGCTTGAATTTGAAGCACCAAGCGATGCGGTGCTAGATACCGCCATGAACGTCTTTGAAGAGGCCTTAGAAGATGGGTTTATCATAGATGGCGTGATGAGCCAAAGCGTAGGACAGCTCACCGAACTGTGGAAATTACGAGAAAGTATCTCTGAGACCATCTCGGTATTCACCCCCTACAAGAACGATGTGTCTGTACTCATCACGCATTTGGGCGATTTTATTGATGATATTGAAACCATCGTCAAAGACAATTATCCTGACTTTGAGATTTGTTGGTTTGGGCATATCGGCGATGGCAATTTGCATTTAAATATCCTAAAACCTGATGGCATGGATAAGGACGAATTTTTTGGCAAATGCCAAACGGTGAACCAATACGTCTTTGCAACGGTACAAAAATACCAAGGCTCTATCTCGGCAGAACATGGTGTGGGCATGACCAAAAAGCCGTATTTGGATTATACTCGCTCACAGGCTGAGATTGACTATATGAAAGCCATCAAGGCAGTATTTGATCCCAATGGCATCATCAATCGGGGCAAGATTTTTGATATTAATGTTTGA
- a CDS encoding factor H binding family protein: MSFHKASAVTLLALSIVACSSNNGSPVKPKPNPTIQPTQTNTQKAEAEKKAAEEAARKKAEEERLAKEKAEAEAEAKAEAERLAKEKAEREAEEKRKAEEAAAKAKAEAEAKEKARLEAERLAKEKAEAEKKAAEEAARKKAEEERLAKEKAEAEAKAEAERLAKEKAEAERLAKEKAEREAEEKRIAAVKADLVKKAKDAGLNDAYAQQFADDNVDTAQSNLDNALTQTITDAANAEKGQDYSTQGLSENRGGVGTSYENYTSISNGVVNRVNRTVRSQSIDYVYNQDYSVVTASGQIKEVDDHWTGRKSDESYININKVAGLETQDSHVPSVGRAAYTGKAFSILKDAANFEYLIDFDKRKGSGNITGWESALGRTTLQESDLTKIELNGKQVTGVTGNVADGDYITGDYTLGLFGPNAEEVAGKANINNYTVGFGGKKDAATLAKIEAEEARIAEEARIAAIKEDLTQKATDAGLTEARIQAYVEANANNTAEQANEALIVAVNKLAEDKAALLEQAQTVGLDENFANQYATNNVDTAADNLKQALEATAQEQAKAEKAKSELYPAVDLTAYQPDANRVQYQSPNFEKIDEESRITQFQGSRYIYQLPYSIVVKTTNELDVRNDVDFTNGQDSRVDFDITGFATTESALPTEGKAVYTGKSINTTGEVATLAYNVDFGNRVGSGRIVGYTQYGIINLNEASITKINLKGKDVLGIAGDAVVSKPYSLFKGVNGKYKLGFFGPEAQEIAGSAEFNYYSEDGKYLNKDKKVEIGFGGTRGDIKK; this comes from the coding sequence ATGTCTTTTCATAAAGCCAGTGCGGTAACATTACTTGCACTTAGTATCGTTGCTTGTAGCAGTAATAACGGTTCGCCAGTCAAGCCAAAACCAAACCCTACCATTCAACCTACCCAAACTAATACCCAAAAAGCCGAAGCCGAAAAGAAAGCTGCCGAAGAAGCCGCTCGTAAAAAAGCGGAAGAAGAGCGTCTAGCAAAAGAAAAGGCAGAAGCTGAAGCCGAAGCTAAAGCAGAAGCGGAACGCCTAGCAAAAGAAAAAGCTGAAAGAGAAGCAGAAGAAAAACGTAAAGCCGAAGAAGCTGCCGCAAAAGCCAAAGCAGAAGCAGAAGCTAAAGAAAAAGCACGCCTAGAAGCTGAGCGTTTAGCCAAAGAAAAAGCCGAAGCCGAAAAGAAAGCCGCTGAAGAAGCCGCTCGTAAAAAAGCGGAAGAAGAGCGTCTAGCCAAAGAAAAGGCAGAAGCCGAAGCCAAGGCAGAAGCAGAACGCCTAGCAAAAGAAAAAGCCGAAGCAGAACGCCTAGCAAAAGAAAAAGCTGAAAGAGAAGCAGAAGAAAAACGTATCGCCGCTGTTAAGGCAGACTTAGTCAAGAAAGCCAAAGATGCAGGTCTTAATGACGCTTATGCACAGCAATTTGCTGATGATAATGTCGATACCGCTCAAAGCAACCTTGACAATGCCTTAACACAAACCATCACCGATGCAGCAAATGCCGAAAAAGGTCAGGATTATTCTACGCAAGGACTAAGTGAGAATCGTGGTGGGGTGGGTACTTCTTACGAGAATTATACTTCTATCTCAAATGGTGTTGTTAATAGAGTTAATAGAACCGTCCGTAGTCAGTCTATCGACTATGTTTATAACCAAGATTATTCCGTTGTTACCGCATCAGGTCAAATCAAAGAAGTTGATGATCATTGGACGGGTCGTAAGTCCGATGAGTCTTATATTAACATCAATAAAGTTGCAGGTCTTGAGACCCAAGACAGCCACGTCCCAAGCGTAGGGCGTGCTGCTTATACAGGTAAGGCATTCTCCATTTTAAAAGATGCAGCGAATTTTGAGTATCTGATTGACTTTGATAAGCGCAAAGGTTCTGGTAATATCACAGGTTGGGAATCTGCACTTGGAAGAACCACGCTTCAAGAAAGCGATTTAACTAAAATTGAGCTGAATGGCAAACAAGTAACAGGCGTAACAGGCAATGTTGCCGATGGCGATTATATCACAGGTGATTATACGCTTGGCTTATTCGGTCCGAATGCCGAAGAAGTTGCTGGTAAAGCTAATATTAACAACTATACAGTTGGTTTCGGCGGTAAGAAAGATGCTGCAACCTTAGCCAAGATTGAAGCCGAAGAAGCTCGTATCGCAGAAGAAGCTCGTATCGCTGCCATCAAAGAAGACTTAACCCAAAAAGCGACAGACGCAGGTCTGACCGAAGCTCGTATCCAAGCTTATGTAGAAGCAAATGCAAATAACACCGCAGAACAGGCAAATGAAGCCTTGATCGTCGCTGTTAATAAACTTGCCGAAGATAAAGCTGCATTACTTGAACAGGCGCAAACAGTCGGTCTAGACGAAAACTTTGCCAATCAATACGCCACCAATAATGTAGATACAGCCGCCGATAATCTAAAACAGGCACTAGAAGCAACCGCACAAGAACAAGCCAAGGCTGAAAAAGCTAAATCGGAGTTATATCCTGCGGTGGATTTGACTGCGTATCAACCCGATGCTAATAGAGTACAATATCAGTCGCCTAATTTTGAGAAGATTGATGAAGAGAGTAGAATAACTCAGTTCCAAGGTTCTCGTTATATTTACCAGCTGCCATATTCTATCGTTGTAAAAACAACAAATGAGTTGGACGTTCGTAATGACGTTGATTTTACCAACGGTCAGGATAGTCGTGTTGATTTTGACATTACAGGCTTTGCCACGACCGAATCTGCACTGCCAACTGAAGGGAAGGCTGTCTATACTGGTAAATCAATAAATACGACTGGAGAGGTAGCTACTTTAGCTTATAATGTAGATTTTGGTAATCGTGTGGGCTCTGGTCGTATTGTTGGTTATACTCAATATGGTATTATCAATCTAAATGAAGCCAGCATTACAAAAATCAACTTAAAAGGTAAAGATGTATTGGGTATTGCTGGTGATGCTGTTGTAAGCAAACCTTATAGTTTGTTTAAAGGTGTGAACGGGAAGTATAAGCTTGGCTTCTTTGGTCCAGAAGCACAAGAGATTGCAGGCTCTGCCGAATTTAACTATTATTCTGAAGATGGTAAGTATCTAAACAAAGATAAGAAAGTTGAAATCGGCTTCGGCGGTACTCGTGGCGACATCAAAAAATAA
- a CDS encoding surface lipoprotein assembly modifier: MTYHNFSPLFALSLLALSMMANAQSTPVSDPVLFEDKKLQVKDDLLHEPTAVATPTLPIPSSDDIEAKITRALIAKDWVVLADLLDEYQKQSTFDQTLYDYALGAMYRSQARHKDAIELYQRVASDERLIYPAFDLAIMLYEDKQYHAAKRQFYKVYDKMPPQMQAVIVQYLNAIRQFERVKYRFGLNYEETDNVNNAANAREIEIQGARFIRDDSSLPQSAHGVRYDVGASKDLNITGNHFIVGDVGVDGVAYWDNPSYDETTLAVRAGYANRNVKRYWQIVPFVEQNWLESDKYSRHQGVSASYSTKFLPDLQVSASLSHTQKRYENKQTAMRHDGRINAAGFTLAKQLGERYVAYAGFDVSQDKVLDLAESSERKGVRLGLAYYGESFGARVMTRYTKRDFLADNFWYDEVRHDREYQVNAAAWYRPFSYKGITPSLNYRYQKIDSNFDSMYSRSSQAVFISFEKLF; the protein is encoded by the coding sequence ATGACATACCATAATTTTTCGCCATTATTTGCGCTATCGCTATTGGCGCTCTCCATGATGGCAAATGCTCAAAGTACACCTGTGAGCGACCCTGTATTATTCGAAGATAAGAAATTGCAAGTAAAAGATGACCTGCTACATGAGCCAACCGCTGTGGCTACGCCAACTTTGCCGATACCTAGTAGCGATGACATCGAAGCGAAGATTACACGTGCGCTGATTGCTAAGGATTGGGTAGTTTTGGCAGATTTACTTGATGAGTATCAGAAGCAGTCGACGTTTGACCAGACTTTATATGATTATGCGCTTGGTGCGATGTATCGCAGTCAGGCACGCCATAAGGACGCCATTGAGCTGTATCAGCGAGTGGCGAGTGATGAGCGTTTGATTTATCCCGCCTTTGATTTGGCAATCATGCTGTATGAAGATAAGCAGTACCACGCCGCTAAACGGCAGTTTTATAAAGTATATGATAAAATGCCACCGCAAATGCAGGCTGTTATTGTCCAGTATCTAAATGCTATCCGCCAGTTTGAGCGTGTCAAATACCGCTTTGGGCTGAACTACGAAGAAACGGATAATGTGAATAACGCCGCAAATGCACGTGAGATTGAAATTCAAGGCGCTCGTTTCATTCGTGATGACTCATCGCTGCCACAGTCGGCGCATGGTGTGCGTTATGATGTGGGTGCATCTAAGGATTTGAATATCACAGGCAATCACTTCATTGTGGGTGATGTTGGTGTCGATGGCGTGGCGTATTGGGATAATCCTAGCTATGATGAGACCACCTTGGCGGTGCGAGCGGGCTACGCCAACAGGAATGTGAAGCGCTATTGGCAAATCGTACCTTTCGTGGAGCAAAATTGGCTGGAAAGCGATAAATACAGCCGTCATCAGGGGGTGTCTGCCAGTTATAGCACGAAGTTTTTGCCAGATTTGCAGGTGAGTGCGTCATTATCCCACACCCAAAAACGCTATGAAAATAAACAAACTGCAATGAGACACGACGGTAGAATCAATGCAGCTGGCTTTACGCTGGCTAAACAGCTGGGCGAGCGTTATGTGGCTTATGCAGGATTTGATGTGTCGCAGGACAAAGTATTGGATTTGGCGGAGTCATCAGAGCGTAAGGGCGTGCGCCTTGGGCTTGCTTATTATGGTGAATCGTTTGGCGCACGGGTGATGACACGCTACACCAAGAGAGATTTTTTGGCGGATAATTTTTGGTATGATGAGGTGCGCCACGATAGAGAATATCAGGTCAATGCTGCCGCTTGGTATCGACCATTTAGCTATAAAGGCATTACGCCTAGCCTAAACTACCGCTATCAAAAAATTGACAGCAATTTTGATTCCATGTACAGTCGTAGTTCGCAGGCGGTGTTTATTTCCTTTGAAAAATTATTTTAG
- a CDS encoding metal-dependent hydrolase yields the protein MANFRTHLTVALATSSTLAVIGMYIKLFGATTAILCAIIGTVGGLLPDIDLDHSAPAKRGFLLASLIVSTIIVILYANTYRQDELVLDSLILWGLSFVLIRFVLLETFSRLTHHRGMVHSVPYMAVFGLIITCGAFYGLHLTAFISWAFGVFLLVGAMIHLALDEIYSVNVLGLRLKRSAGTAFKFFEVKKPLQYALLYAVLIGLFFIAPPYQDMWRVIKKIVSS from the coding sequence ATGGCAAATTTTCGTACCCACCTGACTGTCGCTCTTGCCACGAGCAGTACCCTTGCTGTCATTGGTATGTACATCAAACTATTTGGGGCGACCACCGCCATACTTTGTGCCATCATCGGTACAGTTGGCGGTCTGCTACCTGATATTGACCTAGACCACTCCGCCCCTGCCAAACGTGGTTTTCTTTTGGCAAGTCTCATCGTTTCCACCATCATCGTGATACTCTATGCCAACACCTACCGCCAAGATGAACTGGTCTTGGACTCGCTCATCTTGTGGGGGCTAAGTTTTGTGTTGATTCGCTTTGTGCTATTAGAAACATTCAGTCGGCTCACTCATCATCGTGGCATGGTGCATTCTGTGCCTTATATGGCGGTATTTGGGCTTATCATCACGTGTGGGGCGTTCTATGGACTGCACCTGACCGCCTTTATCAGTTGGGCGTTTGGGGTGTTTTTGTTGGTCGGTGCGATGATTCATTTGGCATTGGACGAGATTTATAGCGTCAATGTGTTGGGGCTTCGGCTCAAACGATCTGCTGGTACGGCGTTTAAATTCTTTGAAGTCAAAAAACCATTACAATACGCCCTGCTCTATGCCGTGCTGATTGGGCTATTTTTCATCGCCCCGCCCTATCAAGATATGTGGCGGGTGATAAAAAAAATTGTCAGCTCCTAA